A segment of the Anthonomus grandis grandis chromosome 11, icAntGran1.3, whole genome shotgun sequence genome:
gtaatgaaagtgctttcattccgttagttctgctcgaatcccgttataatccggtgttttcgtgatgtaggtgataagAACAAGATGCTGGTAGAGTTagttcaaaatcgaaaaaaaaatagatttcgGTGAAAAATATCAATGCGGTGAGGGGAGGAGTTCATTTATGGTGTTGCCTGGAATTTCTCTAAAGGCACGCATAGTGGTGTATGTACGTCATTCCAAGAAGCCCTTTCTGGAACTGCTGTTAACTAGGTACATAAATGAAATTCTGCCAAGATTGTTCATTATGTTGATTTTAgtggaaataatttaattctgatGCATTAAAGCGCCATACCAGACCGCACCGAGAAAATTACTTAAGAATACTTAGATATATGTTCAGATACTAGTTTTTCAAGCTAGGAATGCTAGGAGAGCAAGCTAGCGCTTTTAAATTAGCAAGCTAGTATTAGCTCCATGTATACAGAACTAGTTTCGTGTAAGCTACTAAGTTAGTGAGAAAGTGACTTAGTCTTCTGTAACTAATGCCGGATGAAAGAAAATCTAAAGTGATCTCCAACTTTACTCTTGCTGGTAAAGCCTCTCTCATAACAGTATGCTGTCGTTGAATTTTTGGCATCACAAGACTCAACAGAATAACAAACACATCTGACACCATTCGTAAAATACTGATATACTCTTTTAAGTCTTCATTGCGAAGTTCTTTTAAAACCAGTGCGGATGATCCACGttcattcttttttaaaatccatGGTCTTGTCCAAACGcgtttttccaataaaacttCTGTTAATTAATCTAATGCAATTTGACACAGTTTTCGAAGTAACTgtaacattgtttttttttagaaatatttaccTTTTAGTGAATTTGTTGCTCTATTGATCTCGCACTAGTACTAGCTACTAGCTACTGGATTTGTTGCTCTGTTGATCTCGCAATAGTACTAGCTTAAAATTTCCTAGCCACATGTAAACCGTTCTAGCATGCGCCAAGCCAGGACAGTAACTCAGGCTAGGACACCGGGATATCTAGCTTGCTATCCTAGCTAGAAAAACTAGCCTCATGTAATCCGGGCAATAGAGATTTCTTAGAGTGGCCAGCGCTAAGTCACTAACGAACACGACGAAGTAGTATTCCTGCTCCTTTACCTTATTCCTCAAGAAGATATTCGTCACCTGATTTTAGACATGTCAAGAAAATCAAATCAGGGTATCAGGGAACGCGAAGACAACACTCAACATTAAACATGTGTTTTCGTACTATTATATCACAACACagcgtttttttcaaataactagTGCATTATTGTCAGAGATTACTAAAACATATTCTTTTATTTGTGTTCAAGTTattagaacaataaaaaaaaagttaaaagaaattataaaactatgtatataaaattttaagtgctGCATTTTTCGTGTCGAGGATTGTATTTACATCCCaccatataaataataataaaattcatttcacaATAAACGCTGGGGGCGTTGTCTTACTTTAACTTACCTTTATAACTTAacataatcttttttttaagttctaacAGTATATATAATTTCAGCTAATTCTTAAAAGGAATAAAACCTCAAAAAGTTATCGAAAGCCGCATTTGTATAAACTCActtaacatacaaaataaaaatgtgaatattGCATACTTCCTATAAGTTTCAGCTGCTATGCTATTTCACTACTATTAATAGTGAAATGCTgtgtaattgtaaaataaattaataaaaatggttcAACTTTCgtagaaaaagttaaaacataTCTTAATAtggattatttaaaaacataggGAGGCAGAGGGTTCAAATAAAACCACTTGAGTTTTGGGAAACAAATAAATGGATAACAATTCACTCTTTGTCCACTctgtaaaaacataattattattaaggtacaataaaaataattgatttattatgcATAACTAAACATAGCGTGTAGTGCAGCCATATTACCTGTGACTGTGCAGAATTATCTATTGTTCTATTTGCTTCGATTTACTTTTACTTTCCGATTCTCAACTTATTAACGATCATTTCTTGGTCGATTATTTAATCGGACTGTTGAAGTGAAGGAACGACATGCTTAATTAGGTCAAAAGTTAATAGGCTATTTTTTgcctgaaatttaaatattaccttACTACTAGAGCCATTAATTATTGTGTCCCGATAGGTATGACGTAACTAAACGAgtttaaaaagttcatattccaaaaaaatgggaaataaatgattattaaataaGTCGATGACCTTTTAACAAGACTGTTTAAAACTATTTGGACATCAGTATAAATTGTTTCTACATGGGCTTATGTAAATTGGATTTgaagtaattaattttgaatgttAAGAATTTTGCCTTAAACAAAAGGAACCACTATATCTGTCCAGTAGACGAATTCggaaaacaaaacttttatttttattcgagaATATTACTTAAGAACACGGGATAAATAAAGCTTGAATCAgacatgaaatttttttaaatgttaagtCATCGGTACCTAAGAACACATTAATTGGACCAGAGAACAATGTTTACACAAGTAAGTGATAATAACTGAGaagtttcttttaaataagaatCTGTAGATTACCATACTAACAAGAATTCAAGCTGGAGAAACATACAAATACTTGGATGTAACAGGCGCAAACAATTGACAATTAAGAAGAGTATAACATCgagttttaaaaaagactaaaactaTACTTTCTAGAAAGTTCACTTAATTTGCCAGGCATTCACTGAATTTGCCTACATAAGCCTTATAGCTATGTTTGGAATTATTACATGGaataaaattgttgataaaTTACAGAGGAAACTTAGGACGTTGCTAGAAGTTCTGCTGAGCCAGCCAGTGGACTGATAATGCCTTAAAAATCGGTAAAAACTAACAAATGTCTGCGGAATCACCTTTGTACAGTGCGTCTCTTAATTGTCTCCCCCCCTCTTATGTTTtgaatgcatttatataaaatttgattttgacacacatcattagcaacctaaatactactttttggtccctagctcattttgcaaaacttcaaaatggcagcggaacaattaagagccgcactgtatatgGAGGTAGGGTAGACGTGTTTTACGGCCTATATACAGGATGCGGGCCAGGTTTAAGAGCTATGctctattttctttaaactcgagcATAGCCTGACTCGTCGATTAGAGTGGTTCTGAGATTGTTTATTAGCATTTATAATGATCTGGCCCAATGAGCGAAGGTCTTGAACCAGGGTGGTTGAATCCGGATCGGGTCCATAGCTTGAACGTTCTTAATAAAGACGATGTTAAGGAGTTCTGATCGGACATGTATAATTGGACGCCGGTAAATTCCTAAGGGCTTTTTACAGTGCAAACGCACATCAAGACAACTACAAGCTAACCGGATGTACTCCAAAAACAAAGAAAGCCTTAATCTGTAAACGAATTCGCGATACGAGTATATGTCTGGCAAAAACTAAGACGGAACTGGTTGGGGCAAAATAAGAGAGGTGATAATGATAAAACTAGCTAAAACATACGAAGGGACATCAAAATGAACTTTTTGCACATAAAGACTAAAACTCCAATAAGGATATGGTCATTTTACCTGCGGacaaatgttaaataaaaactgaCAGTCAACATAGTCTatatcctgttgaaaccaataATTGTTCGCATGCCTGAGTGCCTAACCTCTTATAAGCCTATTAGGCTTGCTTCAATGCCACAGCCAAATATAGACCTGGCCAACTCAGGTCTCGCGTACAAAAACCAATTGGTTTACTTACAATAACAAATATCAAGCAAAAAACAATCTAACTAGTTACAAGTTACAACGAAAGTGTTTTTACACCTCCTTCCCCCTCTACTAACAAAGGCCGGCCTAAAATGAATAAAGATATGGGGATGGTCAGAGCAAGTAATAAACATTTGTCGTATACCCCCTCAATATTATTCTATGTTCTCTCCGTAAATCACTTCGCTTATGACATTCTGTTGCATATTGATATAGGGTATCTTGTTAGCTAAGAAAGAAATTAGCCACACGTATTTCACGTATTTTTGCAACTTGAGATCTATCCGTAACGCAGCtttcatagaaaataatttactatGAAGACTTTTTAGAGCTCAAGACATGATTTAATCTGTCAAACCCTTTACAACCTGACAAATCAAAgcataaaatgtcaataaaattgtGGTGATTGGGCAACTTTGTACAAATCTATATTATTCTGGTATAACGTCTATATTTGATGCCACAAATTCAAAAAGTTGtgctaaaatatatattttgtatattgcaCGGTCACCCCTATGGTTAATTATTTCATTCTCGTTGTTCAATAAACGTTTATAATAAAGTcctcctaaaaatttatttcgttACTGTTTTCGTaacattgcatttttttattttattatgaacgAAAATTTGGCCAACCGTcaattgttaaatttatttaacaatattaatataatgtaaCGTATTACAACTAAACGTTTaatatactttaatttttacaataacttTTTCTTACCTTGATAAACGCGGCATGTCTCCAAAATATCGGTCTCCAATTCTAAAGCAATTCACAGATCAGAACTCatattttaaaagacaaaaagtcTTTACCCGGatctttaaaaagttcttacaGGGTCACTTGTAGTTAAATTTAGTTCCTTAAGATTTCTACACTCGGTTCACAGGTAAAGTTCTCGAAACtccttgatttttttccaaaaaaacatgattttttaaatcaaaaataatcgaacaaaaacttaacaaaaCGCACGTAGAAAGCAAAACCCCGCGGTTTCCTTTCTACGTTGCGATTGGCTGCAGTTTGTGTTCTTGATGCTTGCTATTTCGTGCTTTAAGAGTACCCGGATTTTAAATTAAGAGATTGCAACTGCAGCTTCCTCTCAATAAAACAATACTTTTCGTCGTATTCAGAATCCGTTTTGCAGCGTAAATGCAGAAGAATAAAATGGTGAAAAgacataattaaatttatttttaataaatattcatatcGCGCTTAAtgattaaatcttaaaattggaACTCTTAATGCAAGAAGAAAGTTCTTGTTCTTTAACAGGGAGGGATATCAACTTTTGGTTTCGTTTTAGCGGTGTTACATATTTTGTATGTTGTATAACTTGGTTTTGTTTTTTGGATGGATATGCGAAATTGGTGTCCAGTATTCCTGTATTTTAAAAGCAATACATGTGTGTGTAAGTATAGATAATTTGCAAAAGATTCTTTTTCACcagaaaatattctaaaatgaacggaaacttaacataattataacttaaattttaaaaaactaacagATCAAGAtagtttaaaacattatttctggCAATCTCCGCGAGATTTACTTATATCAGGCATTGCAGTCTTTCGAATGTAATTTTTACCCGAAGGCAAAGACTGCATCGTTATAGATGGGAACAATTTCTTCCTTTGTTCTTCAGAGAGAGACGGTTGCACCATAACGTCATCTCCTTTCTGTAAttaaaagaagttaaaaaaaagaaaaataactggGGTATTTAAACCTTATCAAAGAAAAACTTACTTTCCAATCTACAGGAGTTGCGACCTGGTACTTATCACAAAGCTGAAGTGAATCCAGTACACGAAGAATTTcactgaaaatatattaatatatttaatatcaaaaaagaatcATCCTAAGTTAATTTCGTACTCAAAATTTCGTCCAGTGGTGGCAGGATACAAGATAGACAACCTCATTCTTTTCTTAGGATCTATTATAAACACTGCTCGGGCAGGAAGAGGTAATCCAGTATCATTTTTCTCATCTGGATCCAGCATACCCAGCTCTACGACGAGTTCCCAATCTTTGTCTGCTATAATCGGAAAGGGAAAATCTTCACCAAATACTTCTGCGTAAACCTTGATGTCTTTCGTCCATTCCAAGTGAGATTCGATAGAGTCACAAGACAAACCGATTACTTTGCAGTTACGAGACGCGAATTCGTCTTTCAACTGGACCACGCGGGCTAGTTCTGTGGTGCATACAGGGGTAAAGTCACCTGGATGTGAAAATAAGATTCCCcagctaaaaattaataaaataaattaaaacctgtaagaccctgtttattttctaaagaattgaaatatttttcttagtcacTAAGATGAAATTTATGGGTCTGACTGATTTATGgtccaggatatttacaaaactaaagcaAGCTCAGTGGTACCGTAAGTAACCAAATATGGTTTACACTTAGCGTTTCccctcgggaattatttttatgggtttcaATATAAGAGGCTGAGATAAATATTtcgtttataaaattcatttgagttttggtcactaaagagtgaagttatttaataaaagcaataaagggtgttgcgacgtgaaataagctgtgttggtttggtgtagtgttttactacaagaaagggTGAGTGTTATCATAGAGTATacttatttctatcttattaattacaccgatattttacctttttaagtaaaaaatgtgattaatgaaatattttaatgaccgattgttgcttgtcttgcttgtgttgttgtgacgatgatttattgtttcttattaagatactgagctggtctgggaccattgcacagctcgttgtatttaacaaggctttgtatatggagaggaccctcgcgttttggtgtccattgcacccctcagtacaaagtgtgttatcgtcaagtggtctagatcggagattgctgtctcaatctcatgttttatgataatgtttttggtagcattttggctatggtttgtgagtaatgtagtgctcacgttttggcatattgaacgattgtatatcattcaatgtcagtacgttgtcgttactgggacatttaatcggataaaagtaataaattggtgaataatgaattttggtattttaaagtaaagtggttaaatgttggtgaacatgaattaaatggttatcgtaaaagtaaaatcactgagcaagtttaaaacatattaatttatattattcatattaatgagttttgcttaagttctttttatttaattaattttacgggaataaatgtgctcaggttacttttattatttcaggtctacACGTCACCATCTCTACGTTGGAGTCGACCAAGCGcccagttgttttacaaggtgtttattctatttttatgatttattttgattattttggactattttgaatttatttaacgtattaaaaattataaaattatttaaatgacgctCACAGGTTTGAATTAATATAAACCTACGAAAGATATATTTCcatgcgattttttttaattccacccattacatttaatataattaaaagatggattttaattttttttattgaagtgcaCATCATGAGGGTAACAGTATTCCAGTGGACATTCCTCCATTATGTCACTAAGCCAATGACCTCccaatagatatttttaaaatacgtacTATAGAAGTAATGGTCGCGAAATTTTGCCCCACAAATATAACTTACAGCacattttgtaaaacaaaaatagcGTCCATGAGATACTGGCTACAGGATCCCCAGAGGGAAATACCCTTATAGGAAATAATACTTAGTCTTGACTTgattaaagcaaaataaacaGATTTCGCTTATCAGTTACCTAGTTCAATAGCTGTAATTCTAACAGCAAGCCAAGCCGATGCAATTTTGCTGAAGAGTAACATAATACgtgatttatattttaagtcacTATAGATAATAAcactaaaactaaaaacttaaacTCATTTTGGACAAAAGGATACTCCAGGCGACCTTTAAATGACACAAACTGGTTTTGATTAAGTTCAGAAGGGGAAGATTTTAATCAGACCTCAATTTCTGTTCAACCAGCTGTTGAAGATCTGAATAGCTGTGATCTGCAATCTATGTAAATTATCAAGAAATATTTAGCAAAGatcattaatgaaaatcaatcaaaaataaGAGTAGTAAAGACCAAGAAATAAATGTGTCAGTGGTTTCACTTTAAATCAAGGATCTCTTAATagctcttaaaaaaaacacatttatttagatatacaggggatGCTAACCTCAATTTAAGATGCCAAATGGAAACCCTCATTCAGTGCCTATATAATTCAttaataaagattaaattggtTGATGTACAAATGAATAGGTAGGCTAAAATATGTGGAAATGATGGATATTTTATTGGCATCAaagtttggtattttaaatagcTACCCTCTAGTGTAATACATCATTTTATTATCCAGTGAGTAGTTCCagcatttacaattttgattttattttttttatgtaatacttgtttgacaaaa
Coding sequences within it:
- the LOC126742559 gene encoding peroxiredoxin-6, which produces MSLKLGEPFPDFSVKTTFGDMQLHEYFGDSWGILFSHPGDFTPVCTTELARVVQLKDEFASRNCKVIGLSCDSIESHLEWTKDIKVYAEVFGEDFPFPIIADKDWELVVELGMLDPDEKNDTGLPLPARAVFIIDPKKRMRLSILYPATTGRNFDEILRVLDSLQLCDKYQVATPVDWKKGDDVMVQPSLSEEQRKKLFPSITMQSLPSGKNYIRKTAMPDISKSRGDCQK